A region of the Lycium barbarum isolate Lr01 chromosome 1, ASM1917538v2, whole genome shotgun sequence genome:
acttatgaaaaaaaaaaagatatatacatattggagagcttactatgtatttctttccttaccgattcaagagtttctatatgtaacaagagtcagcgggttcgctcggctccagatatggggtcgggtgcccatcacaccctagtaaagtcggggtgtgacacgtatgcacttcaattttaattctccgacacatttattttctccgtgcacttttacttgttcactcttgacttttcgcgttcttgaaaaatataatatgtatgtgtccaaattacttgttcatttataaaaccaaaataaaattaatccattctaaTAAATATTCTTGAAGATAGTCTATTGGAGAGAGACTATGACAAATGTCTAAGTGGATAAAAAACTAGTTGGTTAAGGTGCGCAATTTacataacttttggtacaaatttgcattgctattgttcgtcctcttttcacgtttaaagtattaagaaagaaggaaaattCATTTTCCTTcgttgtcaatactttacttatcttactctcctttgcattctctgattattgtttctttacatttataaaatgtattagtttatattttcatttcggaattaaaatttggtaaTTTACAATATAACATATCGCATTTttaatatgtcataatacttaatatttattccatagacgtatgcacttcaattttaattatccgacacatttatttcctcatattttttaattaatttaataaaaatattttattaattttgCTTTTTAAAAaaccaatatatacaacaatggttcttatgtttggatctgaacggTTAATTgattgagatggatatcaacttgtgagtatacatataagatactctctctgtttcaatttatgtgaacctatttcctttttagtccgtgccaaaatgaatgacctctttcctaatttgaaaacaaattcattttatgaaatgatttacagtcacacaaatattcaacACTTATTTagaatcacaagtttcaaaagtcttcactctttcttaaatatcgtgtctagtcaaatggattcacataaattgaaacagaggaagtgttaaacaatttaaaagaaaaaatttaaaatcaaaatattaatttcccttaccttcttactaattttcttttttacattgatgaacaactttcattgtcatgactatgacaaatttttaaaaattatttataaaatataaattaagACAGGCTAATTAAAGTAAATAACATATGTTAATGACTAGTTTCCAATAAGACATATAGTACGAATTCAAGCACTTTTCCTCTCTGTCTATGTGTGGGTATTATATACTATACGTACAAAATAGGAAAAATGTATGTAACGAATTACTATCCCAAAAACGAGTAGCTTTTTTTTGCTATCTATATTCTCTCTCTGTCATTTTTCTTTATTTGAATACCACTCAATTTTGCAGTTACCATTTTTCATTCTTTGTTGCTTTGGAGCTCAACTCTATCCTGGTATTCTACTTAATTCACTTTAGCTCGGAGTGGgttatttatttaaaataaattgTACCTTATAGTTAGTTTTAGAGTGGGAATGTGAAGATTTAAGGTATTAATTGGGCTATTGTTATTAAATATTGAACAAGGGGGTGGTGTTAATAGATCTACTCTTTACTCTTTATTTATTCCTCTTTTAGTTGTTGGGAGGGAGAACTTGGAGTTAAAGCTAGTAAATATTATTTTTCCTGTCATAATTCCATTCTTAATATCGTTATCAGAGATTGTCAAAAACATTTTTGAGTGACTGTTAAAGTGGACTGGGTTTGTCACTGTGCTTATTGGATTTTTTTTGTGTGGTTGAAAATAGTGAATGATTGACTGGAGGATTGGATATTGAAGTGTTTAGAAGGATATTATTGAAAAGGGTTGTAACGAATCCAAACCGGAAAATAAGAGGTGTTGCTGTTATCATAACTTCATTCTTAATATTCGTGAATAACCTTTCAAACATTGTCAAAAGTTCATTAATGGTGAATTTGTTGGATTGAGTGGAGGATTGGATATTGGATATTGAAGTGTGTAGAAGGATATTATTAAAAAGGGTTGTAACGGATCCAAACGCGGAAAATAGGAGGTGTGATCGTGATCGTGATCGTTTTGCTGTTGTGGGGTGCTTATTGAATATTTTGCAATGGATGGGCTCCTGCTTTTCGTTAGAAAGCAGGAGCCCTGTCCCTGGATCTCCGGTATCTACTACTAGAACTACAAAGAGGAGGAGCTCGAAAAATAGGCTGGGTGGTTTGAGGAATTCTTCGTTTGATTATAGGAAGGAAGAACAGCTGCAAGGGATTCCTGGGCGTATGTTCTTGAATGGCTCAAGTGAAGTGGCTTCACTCTTCACTCAGCAGGGCAAAAAAGGACCTAATCAAGATGCCATGATTGTTTGGGAGGTTAGTCAATTTCCTCAGCTCATTATTGTTGTAAAATAATGATAAATAGGTGTTTAGTTTGCATGAGCAACGACAAATGCATCCATCATGGCTACTCTAAAACTTCTAGGGGTTAAGTTATGATAGTTAACATTGTATCACAGTATTGGTGCCTAATGATGGTTGTTTTTGTTTCAGCTTGTATAGTTATTAGAGGATTACGTTGATGTGCTTAATTTACCTGAATCTACATGTGACCATCTGATTGTATGAGTGGTTATAATGTCACATTTGTTTCAGCTCCTTCTTCtacttttcttttcaaattttcgCTTTTGTGAATTTTGGGATGCAACTTTAAGGTATTCATACTTGCTCTACCAGTTCTCTCACCCTTTAGTTTTATTACTAattaaaaacaaacaaaaaaaaaaagatctattCATTAGAACCTAGAACTAACATTTTGGTGGAAGGTCTTATAAGTCAAATTTTAGGTAGTCTTCTcagctaagttactcggactcttagAAAGTGTTGCTatacccgtgtcggatcctccaaaaatacactatttTCGAGGGCTCCGACACGCACCCGGCGACATTTTaggagagtccgagtaacttagcttTTCAGGCATGGATAAATACACAGCTTGCTGAGAATGTGTAGGAAATCTAAATAGATACTTTAGGTTCATTTTTGTTGCATGTTCACATCCGTGGAAGAAAACAGTATAGGAATACGCTTGGCCACAATTGAATGCTCTTCCTGGATAGACTATTTATGGCTTTACTCTCTCGACAGGATTaagaagaaaacatttccctttggaatcttctttctttattttgtCTTTTTATGTGTCAGCCCGTTACTTAATATAGTTTTGTAGTTATATGATGTGTTTCCCCTCTGACGctctttttcattttgttttgttttatctGAGCCAAGTTAGGATTTATTCATCCTTTATCAGATATCGTTTGTAGTGTTTTCCCTTGATCACATTTTTGTCTCAATATACATGTTAGAAAGCATTTCCTAATTTTTCATTGTAATAAATATTTCAGAATTTTGTTTCGAGAACAGATACAATTTTCTGTGGCGTTTTTGATGGCCATGGTCCTTATGGTCATTTTGTTGCAAAGCGAGTCAGAGATTCTCTTCCTTTAAAGCTAAGAGCAGAGTGGGAAGATAATATAAAAGATGACGACTATGTAAGAGAGAATAGTCCAAATACTCGGAGCAGTCTAAACTCTGAGGATGCTTCCTTTATATCTGCTGATGAGGAGTCAAAGGTTTCAATTGATGTTGAAGACACTGAAAAGCACCCGGAGGTCTTTCAGACATTAAAGGACTCATTTCTGAAGGCTTATAAGTTTATTTATAGAGAACTGAGTAGTTATAACAATATCAATTGCTTCTGTAGTGGGACAACAGCAGTAACGCTTGTTAAGCAGGTCCTTTAACAAATTCAGAAGGACCTTGCTACATTTGTGCTATGTTATTCTGATAGTAAACccgtaacttttttttttcctgcagGGTCAGGATCTTGTAATTGGAAATGTTGGAGATTCTAGAGCTGTACTGGCTATGAAAGATAAGGATGGTTCTTTGATGGCAGTACAATTGACAGTAGATCTTAAGCCTAATCTACCAGGTGCATATAACCCTGCATGCTGCTTTCTGAATTTCATTATTGCGTTAAACAATTCATGAAATTATGACTTATCCTCAGCTTTATGATAACGTATTGCTGCCTAGTCGACTGGCCCTAATTCTCATGTCAGTTCTTACCACTTGTCTATGAGGTCGCAATAATGCAATTACGTAGCCAATAGCCATCGACATTGATCGATGCCATTTAGTTGGGCAAAAATCAGAACCGTTAAACGATTATGCCTCTGTTTGGCTTGCAATCTTCTTCCTCTTTTTTCCCCCTTTCATCCTCATTTGTTGAAACAAATGGACTAGTCAGAAGCTGAATGTCTTCAGTTTGTTGATTGAAATATTATAGAAAGATTGTAGTCTCATCGATAATGGTATAGGCTCATTGTAACGGGACTGGTTAAGCAGGTCCGCTATTCAAATGGAAATTTTTTCTTCGCTTTGCTCTGTTTCTTTGTCTAGTCCCGTTTACTAAATCACCATCTTTTGTATCTCATGGAGAGTCAAATTGGTTACGCACATTCATTTAGATAATTTGAAGTATCAAGAGACGGTTCTTCCCTTCTTGAAATTTTGCAGATTTAGATTGATAACTTGAGAA
Encoded here:
- the LOC132636487 gene encoding probable protein phosphatase 2C 33 isoform X2: MGSCFSLESRSPVPGSPVSTTRTTKRRSSKNRLGGLRNSSFDYRKEEQLQGIPGRMFLNGSSEVASLFTQQGKKGPNQDAMIVWENFVSRTDTIFCGVFDGHGPYGHFVAKRVRDSLPLKLRAEWEDNIKDDDYVRENSPNTRSSLNSEDASFISADEESKVSIDVEDTEKHPEVFQTLKDSFLKAYKFIYRELSSYNNINCFCSGTTAVTLVKQGQDLVIGNVGDSRAVLAMKDKDGSLMAVQLTVDLKPNLPEEAERIRKCKGRVFALRNEPEVARVWLPSSNSPGLAMACAFGDFCLKDFGLISVPEISYRPLTENDQFIVLATDGLDHWLKQLYEAGEPNTQLLKLMIVLLFASSLIQTQLSRPLLAVRKSMIRLFQKAIKFQKKKTRKFQIERRCFQRRRMHGLRLMGFLGPTHY
- the LOC132636487 gene encoding probable protein phosphatase 2C 33 isoform X1, giving the protein MGSCFSLESRSPVPGSPVSTTRTTKRRSSKNRLGGLRNSSFDYRKEEQLQGIPGRMFLNGSSEVASLFTQQGKKGPNQDAMIVWENFVSRTDTIFCGVFDGHGPYGHFVAKRVRDSLPLKLRAEWEDNIKDDDYVRENSPNTRSSLNSEDASFISADEESKVSIDVEDTEKHPEVFQTLKDSFLKAYKFIYRELSSYNNINCFCSGTTAVTLVKQGQDLVIGNVGDSRAVLAMKDKDGSLMAVQLTVDLKPNLPEEAERIRKCKGRVFALRNEPEVARVWLPSSNSPGLAMACAFGDFCLKDFGLISVPEISYRPLTENDQFIVLATDGIWDVLSNEEVINIVASASLRSFAARSLVEAAVRGWRTKYPTSKVDDCAVVCLFLDSNSIVSSTACGTKKHDKTVPEGDQVSEKENEEVSDREEVLSEEENAWSALNGVSRANTLLTLPRFVPDYEEKRAAGGSKSK